A single Deltaproteobacteria bacterium DNA region contains:
- a CDS encoding P-II family nitrogen regulator codes for MKKIEAIIREDKINDVKDALIEIGIVGMNMFEIRGHGRQGGIKLAGRSGTYQVDMLPKIQVNIVLSERNLETTIATILKAAYTGEPGDGLIFIYPVEEIIRIRTGERSQDAVMYPGDIDERKGISKGKT; via the coding sequence CTGAAAAAGATTGAAGCCATTATTCGTGAAGATAAGATCAATGATGTCAAGGACGCCTTGATTGAAATTGGCATCGTTGGTATGAATATGTTTGAAATACGTGGACATGGCCGACAGGGCGGCATTAAACTGGCGGGTCGTTCCGGCACCTACCAGGTAGATATGCTGCCAAAGATCCAAGTCAACATCGTCCTGAGTGAACGCAATCTGGAAACAACGATTGCAACTATCCTCAAGGCCGCCTATACGGGGGAACCAGGCGACGGGCTTATCTTTATCTATCCCGTGGAGGAGATCATTCGCATCCGCACGGGGGAGCGCAGCCAGGACGCTGTGATGTATCCTGGTGATATAGATGAAAGAAAAGGTATCAGCAAGGGTAAAACCTGA
- a CDS encoding ammonium transporter has translation MNAGDTAWVLVCCSLVLLMTPALALFYGGMVRRKNVLSTLTLSYTFMALIGVQWVFYGYSLAFGPDINGLIGGLNFVGFNGVGALPDGAYSKTIPHELFAAFQMMFAVITPALITGAFVERVKFKSFLLFSLLWATFVYDPLCHWVWGQGGWLKQMGVLDFAGGTVVHIAAGFSALAFALVIGPRKGYGKSPMEPNNIPLTVLGAGLLWVGWFGFNAGSALAANGVAVNALVTTNTSAATAGLVWMMLSWLDGRPSTLGIATGMVVGLAAVTPACGYVTPLVAMVIGAVAAPLSYYAMRLRDKRQLDESLDVCACHGVASTWGMIATGLFATIVVNSDGANGLFFGNPDQIGVQLLAVVVTIVFSFGVTYILAKLLHWSIGLRVTPMEEEVGLDISSHGERSY, from the coding sequence ATTAATGCGGGCGACACTGCCTGGGTACTGGTCTGTTGTTCTTTAGTACTGTTGATGACACCAGCCTTGGCGCTTTTCTACGGGGGCATGGTGCGACGGAAAAACGTTCTTTCCACGCTGACGCTAAGCTACACCTTCATGGCCCTGATCGGGGTGCAATGGGTCTTCTACGGCTATTCTCTGGCTTTCGGCCCGGACATTAACGGCCTCATCGGAGGACTGAATTTTGTGGGTTTCAACGGCGTCGGGGCTCTGCCCGACGGAGCTTACAGCAAGACCATACCCCATGAACTTTTTGCCGCTTTTCAGATGATGTTCGCGGTCATCACGCCGGCGCTGATTACCGGTGCTTTTGTGGAGCGGGTGAAATTCAAGAGCTTTCTTTTGTTCAGTCTGCTTTGGGCCACTTTCGTCTATGATCCCTTGTGTCACTGGGTATGGGGACAGGGGGGGTGGCTGAAGCAGATGGGTGTACTGGATTTTGCCGGGGGAACGGTGGTACATATTGCGGCCGGTTTTTCAGCTTTGGCTTTTGCGCTCGTTATCGGACCGCGGAAAGGGTACGGCAAGTCTCCTATGGAACCGAATAATATCCCGCTGACGGTCCTGGGGGCCGGCCTGTTGTGGGTGGGCTGGTTCGGTTTCAATGCCGGCAGCGCCCTGGCTGCCAACGGGGTGGCGGTGAATGCCCTGGTGACCACCAACACCTCGGCGGCGACAGCCGGTCTGGTCTGGATGATGCTCTCCTGGCTGGATGGCCGGCCCAGCACGCTGGGAATTGCCACCGGGATGGTGGTGGGTCTGGCGGCAGTAACCCCTGCGTGCGGCTACGTAACACCTCTGGTAGCCATGGTTATCGGAGCAGTCGCAGCGCCCCTGTCTTATTATGCCATGCGCTTGCGGGACAAACGGCAATTGGACGAATCTCTGGACGTGTGTGCCTGTCACGGGGTAGCCAGCACGTGGGGCATGATCGCCACCGGTCTTTTTGCCACAATAGTCGTCAACAGTGACGGCGCCAACGGCCTGTTTTTCGGCAATCCCGATCAGATAGGAGTTCAGCTGCTGGCCGTGGTGGTTACCATCGTTTTTAGTTTCGGGGTTACCTATATTTTGGCCAAGTTGCTGCACTGGAGCATCGGGCTGCGGGTTACGCCCATGGAAGAAGAAGTTGGCCTGGATATCAGCTCTCATGGAGAGAGATCCTATTAA